DNA sequence from the Streptomyces canus genome:
GGAGCTGCCGGAAGCGGGCGGTGGTCGCCGCGTCGCAGATCTCCGCCATGGCCGGGATCTGGTCGCCGGTCGGGTTGCCGCGCAGGTCGCAGGGACCGACGAGAACGTCCGCGCGGGCCCGGATCCGCTTCACCTTCCAGGCGTCGGCGGCCGACCAGACGCCGAGCGTGTCCCCGTCGCGGACCACCCACACCGGGGTGGCGACCGGGGTGCCGTTCTTGCGAAAGCTGGTGAGCAACAGGTACTTGCCCGAGCCGAGCCGCTCCAGCGGCGTGTCGTCCATGACGGAAGTCTAGGCAAACACGTTCGACCCGCACAGACGCGGTACGCGATGGTGGTCGTGGAGCAGGAGATGGGGAGCATGGTCGTGACCTGTAGCCGTGGCGACGAAGAGATCGTGTGCGACGAGTCCGGCTCGGACGGCGAGAACCTCCTGACCGGGAACACGACATGTTCGCGCACGGGAGCGTACGGCTGCCGACGGACGTCGCCGCGGAATGCTTCCGTGAGCTGCGGCATCGGATCCGCTCCCCCGCCGAGGAGTACAAGGCGAACCATCTGGTGCGGGAGAAGCACCGGGCGGTACTGGAGTGGCTGCCGGCGCCCGGCGGGCCGGTCCACGGGCATGCCCACGTCCATCTCATCGACAAGGCGTTCTTCGTCGTGGACCGTGCCGTCGGCCTGCTGCTCGACGGCGACGACGGTGACCGCGGGCTCGACGCCGTCACCCTGTACCGCGCGGGGCCGCACACCCTCGGCGACGCAGGGTGGCAGGACTTCCTCACGGCGGCCCACCGGTTGCTGCGCGTCAGGACCGACCAGGGCCCTTCGGTCCCCGTGGACGCGTTCTTCCGTGTGGTGGACGAGCTACGGCGCGCGGTCGGCCGTACGACCGTGTCGGCGGTCCTCGACCGGCTCGCGGCGGCCCGACCCGCGGCGGAGGACTACCGGGCGCGGATCGCGGCCGCGGGCCCGCCGCTGATTCCGCTGCTCGATCCGCTGCTGCCCGCGGTGGTCGCCACGGTCCGGCACTGGAGTGCGGGCGGTCCGGGCCCGGTGCGGCTGGTGCATGACCGGCAGAACATGCTGACGCCAGAGCGCATGGCCTGGGTCGCGGAGTCGGTGGGGCCGACCGGGGCGGGCCGTGTCGAGTTGCGGCTGGTGGAGGCCAGGCTGGACGTGCGGGCGCAGTCGGCGGACGTCCTCGCCGGAATCGCCCGCAAGGTCGCCTCCGACGAGCTGGGCGGCCGCGGCGACGCACGGCTCACCGCGCTGTTGCGCCCGTACATCGATCCGCGATCCGTGTGGGGCGACGCGCCCAGCTGGGCCCGGATGCGTGGGAATGCGGCCAACACGGGCCTGTGCGTGGCTGGTTGAGACGCCTCAGGAGGATCCGGCGGCACCGGATCACCGGCTGTCGTGAACGCGCCCGGCCCCGGCCACGTATGCAAGGAGGGCACTCAACGACCGGAGGGCCCTGCGGTGCAGACACCGCATTTTCGGGTTCGGGAGCCATGCATGAGGCACGCACGACGACGGGTCGTCCGGCGAGTGACACGGCTGGCGGCAGTCGGCGGACTCCTCCTGGGAGGGGT
Encoded proteins:
- a CDS encoding PPOX class F420-dependent oxidoreductase, yielding MDDTPLERLGSGKYLLLTSFRKNGTPVATPVWVVRDGDTLGVWSAADAWKVKRIRARADVLVGPCDLRGNPTGDQIPAMAEICDAATTARFRQLLARKYGIVGRLSLLGSRLRRGADGTVGIRVTL